From bacterium, a single genomic window includes:
- a CDS encoding AgmX/PglI C-terminal domain-containing protein, whose protein sequence is MKSLTASASLTNPLVLSFPKEFQKGIWKSIDKRYAAILTATFILCSVLLIQRITQTIPLKASVDIMHYIKKNPKIIGLTYEDMERIDVTKTIETTKIDVNVKTHEQLKKLDVQDRKTAYQNMIKQKVAERMQRLDEQMKNYLKKFETDGNNKFGFLTNNNSNQQDVNNLIIAVSNDNSIKSSLINGNIQLLTSTSNVIDDPNFKTDPNNLARVEFKNTSNELVKFSSSTIERKNAIATVSASDISLAIANYETAVQLTYQRFLKNDPNLKGKVGVRIVFDSTGKVTTVTVIENTTGNSDFAQALIGKIKTWQFPKYTRKAGLITINQSFVFGK, encoded by the coding sequence ATGAAATCCTTAACTGCATCAGCATCACTGACCAATCCTTTGGTCTTATCATTTCCCAAAGAATTCCAAAAAGGAATTTGGAAATCGATTGATAAGCGTTACGCTGCTATTTTGACGGCCACATTCATTCTGTGTTCTGTGCTGCTTATTCAGCGAATCACGCAGACAATCCCGTTAAAAGCTTCAGTCGATATTATGCACTACATCAAAAAAAATCCGAAGATCATCGGATTAACTTATGAAGATATGGAAAGGATAGACGTTACCAAAACCATTGAAACAACTAAAATCGATGTCAACGTAAAAACGCATGAACAGCTCAAAAAGCTGGATGTTCAAGATCGTAAAACAGCCTATCAAAACATGATTAAACAGAAAGTCGCTGAACGCATGCAGCGATTGGACGAACAAATGAAAAATTACCTCAAAAAATTTGAAACCGACGGCAATAATAAATTTGGTTTTCTTACTAACAATAATTCCAATCAACAAGACGTCAATAACTTGATCATTGCAGTTTCCAACGATAACTCCATCAAGTCGTCGTTAATTAATGGAAACATTCAACTGCTTACTTCAACTTCTAATGTCATTGACGATCCAAACTTTAAGACTGACCCTAATAATTTGGCTCGTGTCGAATTTAAAAATACATCGAATGAATTGGTCAAGTTCTCATCTTCAACGATTGAGCGCAAAAATGCGATTGCAACAGTGTCGGCGTCTGATATTAGTCTTGCGATCGCCAATTATGAAACAGCCGTACAACTTACCTATCAACGCTTTCTTAAAAATGATCCGAATTTAAAAGGCAAAGTCGGCGTCCGTATTGTATTCGATTCAACAGGTAAAGTAACCACTGTTACCGTTATTGAAAATACGACGGGAAATAGCGATTTCGCACAGGCTCTTATCGGAAAAATCAAAACTTGGCAATTTCCAAAAT